The nucleotide window ACTAGGCTATGTAATTAGATTATTAGAACAAGAAATATTTGCAATTAATCATCTTATATAAATAAGTCATCAAAAACTGAGGGAAACTTCAATAATTCAGTAATCCATCCGATCCatattatttgtcattttttctttttggacgcccttaaaaaaatataaaatataacgATAATTTGATTGAATTGTACTTAtttattctttgatctcaatttAATACCGTTCTTAATTTCACCAGATTAATCTCTCTTCATATTTCTTAGAATAAGAATaaagatgaaaaataattaattctattttgattttaaaatgataaatattttggACCAATTATATAATAATCACAACAAGTAAAATAAACGGAAGGGAGTAAGTACCTTCACTATATTTATTTCCCCATTTTCCTGTAAAAAATTTCATTTCCTGTATTTGCTTTCTTATTTTGGTCCACTGtggttcgggtgtttgcacgaggtttctgccgtgctattgttactattgatatttgcacatgcggcgtgacaaggcgggatatatatatatatatatatatatatatatatatatatatatatatatatatgtgtgtgtgtgtgtgtgtgtgtgtgtatgtgtgtgtgtgtgtgtattatgTGGCCTggcctatttttttatttttttttatctaaggcaatttcttgtaaattatatagcttatatatatatatatatatatgtgtgtgtgtgtgtgtgtgtgtgttgttttGCGCGTTCTCCAaacattcatatatatatatatatatatatatatatatatatatatatatatatatatattaagatgaACTCGGTAtcaaacttgcaaattaaagtttacatttaatacttcaaattaaagttCAAACTTGCACTTATCattgcataataaattaataatacgtcaaattaatctaacaaactaaaacattaagcataatacgtttactaattttaaaataatacaaattatctCAAATaaacttaaaatcttaaatatgaaTGTCTGGAGAACGTGCAAGACAACactttatatgcctccttaaacagcTTTTGCCCTCCAACTTTGGACGATGAGTGAAGACTCGACCATAGTTCTTGCACTTTATTAtgtaaacttcttcattttcttctaccacattaAAGTGTTCCCAAACAAATAACGCACTCTAGAATCACCGGACATGATTTAATTTGAATTAAGAATTTgaatttgagaaatgagagatgagtgaagacttgaatacttcaatttgagtttgagaaatgagagagattgatgattttgtgagaaaaatgaaagaatgagggagtatttatagttaaaatgggaaaaaagtgtaattataaaatgtttggggttaaaacaaaattGGGGGGTTAATGGCTATTTTTGCAGGCCAACGGCCATTTTGCTATTTTAGAAATaacaaacggttatttttgcaggCCAACGGCCATTTTTTAAATGTTGCAACGGCCAAAAAAAATCGGAATGTCGTTGGGCCCGTTTGAGCCCGTTTAAGACCGGTTGAACCGACCCACTTAGCAGCTGGTCCCGAGCCCAAATGGTCCCGGTCCTCACGGGCTTTTTCCGTGAACCGGCCCACTTAGCAGCCCACCCCACCTAGTCCCGGGTTTAAATGAttaggcccgtttaggcccactaCCTATATGGGCTTGCAGGCCCGGGCCTAACCGACCCACATGCGAGCCTTATGTGGGaatatttgtttgttgttgttgttgttttcttatttttggggattttctattattttttcgTTTGTCCTTATTTGTCCTTTTATCTTTTGAGTAATTTGAATTAGGGCATAGTTAAGCATACACCACAGCACAAACCATGCAATTCATCAAATCCAAACCCATAGCTCATTCTTGCTTCAACTTCACACGCTCACTCTCCGATTTTTCAACTCTCTCCAACCTCTTACAAGGACGCATTTCCCATAATCACCTTCTACAAATCCACGCTCGGGTTTTCCGTATTGGTGCTCACCAAGACAAACTCATCGCCACCCGCCTTATTGGTCAATACCCATCAAATATTTCCCTCCGAGTACTTCACGGCCAGTTAAAAGAACCCAATCTTTTCCCCTTCAACGCCATTATCAGGGTTCTTAGTGAAGAGGGAAATTTCGCTGACGCATTCGTGGTTTTTAACAAGTTAAGATATCAGTCCCTTTTGCCTAATCAGTTGACCTTTTCGTTCCTTCTTAAAGCTTGTTCTCGTTCCGGGAATTCATATTATGTTCAACAGGTTCATTCCCTTGTTCTAAAGTTGCGTCTTGGTGATGACTCATCTGTCTTTAAAGGGTTGTTAAGCGTTTATGCTAGGAGTTTGAGAGATTTGCATTCTGCGCGTAAGCTGTTTGATGAAATGCCTGAGAAGGATGTTATTTCTTGGACTTGTTTGATTTTTGGGTATGCCAAGTTGGGTTTGTCTGAGGAAGCTTTGTGTCAATTTTTATCTATGGTAAAGAAGAGCTTGATCCCTGAAAATGATACTATGATTAGTGTGTTATCTGCATGTTCGAAACTTGATATGTCGAATATCGAGAAATGGATTGGGAACTTTTTGTATGATTTAGGAAGTTCCGGATGTGACTCTGTTAGAATTGTTCTTGTTTACTTGTATGGAAAGTGGGGAAAGGTTGATAAGAGTCGGGAAATATTTGAACAAATTTCTGGTGATGGGAAGAGAAGTGTGCTTCCTTGGAATGCTATGATAGGCGCATATGTTCAGAATGGCTGTGCGTTAGAGGGTTTAAGTCTTTTCCAGTTGATGATGGAGCTTAATTGTTGTTGCCCCAATCATGTGACAATGGTTAATGTGCTCTCAGCTTGTGCTCAAGTTGGTAATTTGTACCTTGGTTTGTGGGTTCACGAGTACATGAAAGGTAGTAGGCAAAAAGGGTTTTTACTTTCAAatgcaaatcttgcaactgctttGATAGATATGTACTCTAAATGCGGTAGTTTAGAGAAAGCAGGAGATGTTTTTGACCAATTGGTTGTAAAAGATGTTGTTTCATTCAATGCTATGATCATGGGTCTTGCAATAAATGGTAAAGGCATGGAGGCGTTAAAACTTTTCTCGCAAATGTTAGAGCTTAATTTGCGTCCGAATGCTAGAACATTCCTTGGTTTGCTATGTGCTTGCAGTCACTCAGGTTTGACAGCAGAAGGCCGTCAGATATTTAAGGAAATGAGCCATTGTTTTTGTATTGCTCCTGGATTGGAACATTATGCTAGCTATATTGATCTTCTCGCTCGAGTAGGTTATGTTGAGGAAGCACTTCAAGTTGCTACCTCAATGCCTTTTAAACCCAATAATTTTGTATGGGGAGCTTTGCTTGGTGGCTGCATGCTGCACAACAGATTGGAACTAGCCCAAATTATTTCCTCCATTCTTGTGGAGGTGGACCCTAACAATTCTGCTGGCTATGTGATGTTGTCCAATACATATGCCAGTGATCAACGCTGGAGCGCTATTTCACGACTGAGGCTGTCAATGAAGGAAAAGGGAGTAGCAAAGATGCCAGGATGTAGTTGGATTAACATTGCCGGAGTAGCGCATGAATTTCTGGCTGGGTCCTCCTCACATCCTCAGAATGAAAGCATGCATGGCATATTGCAGGTGTTACTGAAGGAGATGAAGCTAGCAAGTATTTAGACAACTCACAAGCATATTATCATTGAGGAGTTACTATGAGAAGCACACTCTTTCTACCATATGGGTTTGCGGACATAAAGAATGGGCTTGGTGGGATAGAGCTGCATTAAAGATCTCTGTTGTTTAGATAGGATATGCGGACTCTCTGGAAGGCACTAGGCTAGTGGATTCTGTCGCTTGGTTTCATGGGGCTATCTATTTGCAGCATTGACTGTCACAGGTACTCTCTTGGAAATAACTCCTCCATTACACCATTTCATCTCTTTTTAGCAGCTGCTGGTTCCAATAAATGTGGTAGAGCCTTTGTCTTCAGCTGATGCATGATTCTGCTGCGTGATCCTTTAATTTTGTTGCGCTGATACACAGTGGAGTTATTTCTGGACTTCAGATGGCTGCCTTTATGCACTTTTTAGACCAGTAACATCAGgtatatttttcattttattttccagtgggattgtttttaacttcaatttataaactatgGCCCATACTTCCTGATGCAATTACTAAAACAAATATATTGGTTATGGAAGGATACTTGTTTGAGCTTCCTGATACAGTCAGAACAATTTCGAAAGTCTGCAATGAAGCCTGCAAGTGTGGAGCATTAGTTGCCATCACAGCATCAGATGTATCCTGCATTGAGAGACATTATGAATATGATGATTACTGGTAAAACCTTGTTTTCTATCTTGCATCTGCATAATAGACCTtgaacaacccccccccccccccacacacacacgcgcgcgcgcgcacacaaGGAAACAAATCCACTCTAACAAAGCAAAAgcagaagaaaagagaagaaaaaaatggaaaactgGGTTTAGCTCAGTCTTTGATCCTCAATGTAGAAATTGAAGTCCATGCGAATTCATGCTATATAACTATATTGATCAGGCTAAGTCTACTAACGGTTAGCAGTCCGTTGAAATTATCATAAAAACTCAAGTCAGAAACCAAAATTTGTTGCGCAGACATGT belongs to Nicotiana tabacum cultivar K326 chromosome 6, ASM71507v2, whole genome shotgun sequence and includes:
- the LOC107817850 gene encoding putative pentatricopeptide repeat-containing protein At3g08820 isoform X1, with protein sequence MQFIKSKPIAHSCFNFTRSLSDFSTLSNLLQGRISHNHLLQIHARVFRIGAHQDKLIATRLIGQYPSNISLRVLHGQLKEPNLFPFNAIIRVLSEEGNFADAFVVFNKLRYQSLLPNQLTFSFLLKACSRSGNSYYVQQVHSLVLKLRLGDDSSVFKGLLSVYARSLRDLHSARKLFDEMPEKDVISWTCLIFGYAKLGLSEEALCQFLSMVKKSLIPENDTMISVLSACSKLDMSNIEKWIGNFLYDLGSSGCDSVRIVLVYLYGKWGKVDKSREIFEQISGDGKRSVLPWNAMIGAYVQNGCALEGLSLFQLMMELNCCCPNHVTMVNVLSACAQVGNLYLGLWVHEYMKGSRQKGFLLSNANLATALIDMYSKCGSLEKAGDVFDQLVVKDVVSFNAMIMGLAINGKGMEALKLFSQMLELNLRPNARTFLGLLCACSHSGLTAEGRQIFKEMSHCFCIAPGLEHYASYIDLLARVGYVEEALQVATSMPFKPNNFVWGALLGGCMLHNRLELAQIISSILVEVDPNNSAGYVMLSNTYASDQRWSAISRLRLSMKEKGVAKMPGCSWINIAGVAHEFLAGSSSHPQNESMHGILQVLLKEMKLASI